The proteins below come from a single Dinghuibacter silviterrae genomic window:
- a CDS encoding AI-2E family transporter, protein MDKYLQGGSRSAIESILVLLLLLALMWALYDVLRAFFGVLTFALIFSVSFAGPFEAMVRLLGNRRKIAAVIYSLLLLGIVALPFMYIIAALRSHVKDAIVWIEQIKENGLPPLPHWIQRLPYVGDELSSFWQELQDSPKDVIASHSEQLRGALRRILTSGAGMLGTIFQCITGIVVSAFFLASGEKALDPIKSALTRLLGRRDGLSLLRATNQAIKSVSIGVMGTAFIAAILSWVGLTIAGIGFAIMLSALVFFLVLLQLGPLIVWVPLVIWSATQGHPGTTVFLIIYGIGLLVVDALLKPVLIAKSGGRIPFLVLFIGVIGGLASWGFTGMFKGAIIVSVFYTLFTSWLEKRPERPLKPARPAS, encoded by the coding sequence ATGGACAAATATCTTCAGGGAGGTTCACGTAGTGCTATTGAGTCGATTCTGGTCTTGCTGCTCCTCCTGGCCCTGATGTGGGCCTTGTATGACGTACTCAGGGCTTTTTTCGGTGTCCTGACCTTTGCGCTGATCTTTTCCGTGTCCTTTGCGGGCCCGTTTGAAGCCATGGTTCGCCTGTTAGGCAACCGGCGGAAGATAGCGGCCGTGATCTATTCGCTCCTCCTCCTGGGTATCGTGGCCTTGCCGTTTATGTACATCATCGCCGCCTTGAGAAGTCACGTCAAGGATGCCATCGTGTGGATCGAACAGATCAAGGAGAACGGTCTTCCCCCCTTGCCGCACTGGATCCAGCGCCTGCCTTATGTCGGCGACGAGCTTTCGAGCTTCTGGCAGGAACTGCAGGACAGCCCGAAGGACGTGATTGCATCGCATAGTGAACAATTGAGGGGCGCCCTGCGCCGCATCCTGACCAGCGGGGCGGGGATGCTGGGGACGATCTTCCAGTGCATCACGGGGATCGTGGTGTCGGCCTTCTTCCTGGCATCGGGAGAAAAGGCCCTCGACCCCATCAAAAGCGCCCTGACGCGTCTCCTCGGCCGAAGGGACGGCTTGTCTTTGCTTCGGGCCACCAACCAGGCCATCAAAAGCGTGTCCATCGGCGTGATGGGGACGGCGTTTATCGCCGCGATCCTTTCCTGGGTCGGTTTGACCATAGCAGGGATCGGGTTTGCGATCATGCTGTCGGCGCTCGTTTTTTTCCTTGTACTATTACAACTCGGCCCATTGATCGTCTGGGTACCCCTCGTCATCTGGTCGGCGACACAAGGCCACCCGGGGACGACGGTCTTCCTGATCATTTACGGCATCGGTCTGCTGGTGGTAGACGCCTTGCTCAAACCCGTGCTGATCGCCAAAAGCGGGGGGCGGATCCCCTTCCTGGTCCTTTTTATCGGCGTGATCGGCGGCCTGGCGTCCTGGGGGTTTACCGGGATGTTCAAGGGCGCGATCATCGTGAGTGTATTTTACACCTTGTTTACTTCCTGGCTTGAAAAGCGGCCGGAGCGGCCCCTGAAGCCCGCGCGACCGGCGTCCTGA
- a CDS encoding M20/M25/M40 family metallo-hydrolase — MRTLLVLLLLSPLALFAQETVDTATFRMIREAETADSHIPDIAFHITDVAGARLTNSPGFFRAARWAAATMKGWGLQNTALEPWGTYGRGWEIRNFNISMRAPYQGYVLGYPLPWSTNTPGEIHAPVYTLSMGHLVDSAWMEQHRADLKGKILLVAGSQDKHQPDDTAAFSTRLTDKELADMHDEYMITRPQIDGFLNFLRARDKARYRAKSFGAVAIVYAYGQGRDGTIEIDDFFGYKLDEPAYLPEASISSEDGFKIKRLLAAGIPVELNLNIDGHFNTDDTKGYNVIGEIPGTDPTLKAQVVMLGGHLDSWAAATGATDNGAGCIVMMEAVRLLDSLHLRPKRTIRIALWSGEEQGLLGSYNYVLNHFGNAQTGNLKPEQSLVSAYFNLDNGTGRIRGIFAQGNAAVKPIFEAWLAPFQDLGASTVSMHNTGSTDHLGFDWVGIPGFQFIQDPLDYESKTHHTNMDTYDYLRMEDLKQAAIIVASFVYQAASRAEMLPRKAPVKEQFVFDGL, encoded by the coding sequence ATGAGAACACTGCTTGTCCTTCTACTCTTATCTCCCCTGGCGCTTTTTGCGCAGGAAACCGTCGATACCGCTACCTTCCGGATGATCCGCGAGGCCGAAACCGCAGACTCCCACATCCCCGATATAGCCTTCCACATTACGGATGTGGCGGGCGCCCGCCTGACCAATTCCCCCGGCTTTTTCCGGGCAGCCCGCTGGGCGGCAGCCACGATGAAGGGATGGGGCTTACAAAACACGGCCCTGGAACCCTGGGGAACGTATGGACGGGGATGGGAGATCCGGAATTTCAATATATCGATGCGTGCCCCTTATCAAGGCTACGTCTTAGGCTACCCCCTCCCCTGGAGCACCAATACCCCCGGGGAAATCCACGCCCCTGTATACACGCTCTCGATGGGCCATTTGGTGGATTCAGCATGGATGGAGCAACACCGGGCCGACCTGAAGGGTAAGATCCTCCTGGTGGCCGGGTCGCAGGACAAACACCAACCCGACGATACCGCCGCCTTTTCGACCCGTCTGACCGACAAGGAGCTCGCCGACATGCACGATGAGTATATGATCACCCGTCCACAGATCGACGGCTTTTTGAATTTCCTCCGCGCGCGCGACAAGGCCAGGTACCGCGCCAAGTCCTTCGGCGCCGTCGCCATCGTGTACGCATACGGTCAGGGCCGGGACGGGACCATAGAAATCGACGACTTTTTTGGCTATAAACTCGACGAGCCCGCCTACCTCCCAGAGGCCTCCATTTCATCGGAGGACGGCTTCAAGATCAAGCGTCTGCTCGCCGCCGGTATTCCCGTAGAGCTCAACCTGAATATAGACGGTCATTTCAACACCGACGACACCAAGGGCTACAACGTGATCGGAGAGATCCCCGGCACCGACCCCACCCTCAAGGCCCAGGTCGTCATGCTCGGCGGTCACCTCGACTCCTGGGCCGCCGCCACCGGCGCTACCGACAACGGTGCCGGATGTATCGTCATGATGGAAGCTGTTCGACTCCTCGATTCGCTCCACCTCCGCCCCAAACGCACCATCCGCATCGCCCTCTGGAGCGGCGAGGAACAAGGCCTCCTTGGCTCGTACAACTATGTCCTCAACCACTTTGGCAACGCCCAAACCGGCAACCTCAAGCCCGAGCAGTCTTTGGTATCCGCCTATTTCAACCTCGACAACGGCACCGGCCGTATCCGCGGCATCTTTGCCCAGGGCAATGCCGCCGTCAAGCCCATCTTCGAAGCCTGGCTCGCCCCCTTCCAGGACCTCGGCGCCTCCACCGTGTCGATGCACAACACCGGCTCCACCGACCACCTCGGTTTCGACTGGGTTGGCATCCCCGGGTTCCAGTTTATCCAGGATCCCCTGGACTATGAGTCCAAGACCCACCATACCAACATGGATACGTACGACTATCTCCGGATGGAGGATCTTAAACAGGCGGCGATTATTGTCGCGTCGTTTGTTTATCAGGCGGCCAGCCGCGCGGAGATGTTGCCGCGCAAGGCGCCCGTCAAGGAGCAGTTTGTGTTCGACGGGCTGTAG
- a CDS encoding FecR family protein: MTDDRFFYLAGRALSGEATPEERAELEENPEWKRIYTSLFVRRRPDPDEADRLAAQQAYAAHFVKMQLAGHFTEAPPGEPFAEAPAEPMIDTFDGAAEAAQGGDAWGPPARSQARQYAARSRVRWYAAVVTALLLGTGVWWALRDNTCKTCADTPPKSEIATRKGSRSRISLPDGSLVWLNADSRISYPDNFKGTKREVFLTGEAFFDVTKDAARPFVLHAGPVEIHVLGTRFDVRSYPREKKVETLLLHGSIEVTIRNQRKILLKPNQKLSVSTDNNEAPNKKTDTVSLGVGHPQVGDSSAIETLWVENKLAFESETLDVVAGDIERWYNVEVRIRNERLRTLRFTGVFEDQGLQEVMEALKLTGRFNYTIIGNKEVIIY, encoded by the coding sequence ATGACCGACGACCGATTTTTTTATTTGGCGGGGAGAGCGCTTTCGGGGGAGGCAACCCCGGAGGAAAGGGCGGAGCTGGAGGAAAACCCGGAATGGAAGCGGATCTATACGTCGCTTTTTGTGCGCCGGCGCCCGGACCCGGACGAGGCGGACCGGCTGGCCGCCCAGCAGGCGTATGCGGCGCATTTTGTAAAGATGCAGTTGGCGGGGCATTTTACGGAGGCTCCGCCGGGGGAGCCTTTCGCAGAAGCCCCGGCTGAGCCTATGATAGACACTTTTGATGGAGCCGCGGAGGCCGCCCAGGGCGGAGACGCCTGGGGGCCCCCGGCGCGCTCCCAAGCGCGGCAGTACGCGGCGCGCTCCCGCGTCCGGTGGTACGCCGCGGTCGTCACCGCGCTCCTCCTGGGCACGGGCGTGTGGTGGGCGCTGCGCGACAACACCTGCAAAACCTGCGCAGACACCCCGCCGAAAAGCGAAATCGCCACCCGCAAGGGCTCCCGTTCGCGTATTTCCCTCCCGGATGGCAGCCTGGTTTGGCTGAATGCCGACAGCCGGATCAGCTATCCTGATAACTTTAAGGGGACCAAACGGGAGGTGTTCCTCACGGGGGAAGCCTTTTTCGACGTCACCAAGGACGCAGCCCGGCCTTTTGTCCTCCACGCGGGGCCGGTGGAGATCCATGTCCTGGGTACGCGTTTTGACGTCCGTTCTTATCCGAGGGAGAAAAAGGTGGAGACCCTGCTCCTCCACGGGTCGATCGAGGTCACCATCCGGAACCAGCGGAAGATCCTCCTGAAGCCGAACCAGAAGCTGAGCGTGTCCACGGACAACAATGAGGCGCCCAACAAGAAGACAGACACCGTTTCCCTGGGGGTCGGCCACCCGCAGGTGGGGGACAGCAGCGCCATCGAAACCCTTTGGGTGGAGAACAAGCTGGCCTTTGAGTCGGAAACGCTGGACGTGGTGGCGGGTGACATCGAGCGCTGGTACAACGTGGAAGTGAGGATTCGAAACGAGCGGTTGCGGACGCTCCGGTTCACCGGGGTTTTTGAGGACCAGGGACTACAGGAGGTGATGGAGGCGCTGAAGCTGACCGGCCGGTTTAATTATACCATCATCGGGAACAAAGAAGTTATTATTTACTAG
- a CDS encoding RNA polymerase sigma-70 factor, with protein sequence MTGLPDIQRLTERITYEHSEQAYKQLFLLFYKDLYRFAYSMLKAHEASEEVVSDVMMRLWIQRERLPEIRSLRVYLFTAIRNAALNYLEQHHRYTSWDLDNVEVGHDLDLYNPEEILLKEEWRRQIETMIRSLPPQCQMAYKLVREEGLTYKEVASIMGIAENTVDRHLNIAFRKLTALARKYQH encoded by the coding sequence GTGACGGGACTGCCTGACATACAGCGACTGACCGAGAGAATTACTTATGAGCATTCCGAGCAAGCGTACAAGCAGCTCTTCCTGCTGTTCTATAAGGACCTGTATCGTTTTGCCTACAGCATGCTGAAGGCGCACGAGGCCTCGGAGGAAGTCGTTTCCGACGTCATGATGCGGCTGTGGATACAGCGCGAGCGCCTGCCGGAGATCCGCTCCCTGCGCGTGTACCTGTTTACCGCGATCCGGAACGCGGCCCTGAACTACCTGGAGCAACACCACCGGTATACGAGCTGGGACCTGGACAATGTCGAGGTCGGGCATGACCTGGACTTATATAATCCGGAAGAAATCCTGCTGAAAGAGGAATGGAGGCGGCAGATCGAGACGATGATCCGGTCCCTGCCCCCTCAATGCCAGATGGCCTATAAGCTCGTCCGGGAGGAGGGCCTTACCTATAAAGAGGTCGCGTCGATCATGGGTATTGCGGAAAATACGGTGGACCGTCACCTCAATATCGCTTTCCGTAAACTGACCGCACTTGCGCGGAAGTATCAGCACTAG
- a CDS encoding SusC/RagA family TonB-linked outer membrane protein, whose amino-acid sequence MQSFANKGLSQENITLRLKNNSYRAAFKQIEQQTSVHFLYNDDILPDKKLNIDIRQQDLATVMDELLINTSLGYKRQDKNLVIIYQKEAPGNSVVVKGKVVNDRKEPLGNVTVQEKGKKNGTLTAEDGSFSLTVTDPDAVLVFSYVGYAQQEVPAGEGGFLNVTLHDDSKTALNDIVVIGYGTVNKGDLTGAVASVKAGDLKTAGVTSVDKALQGKMAGVEVESAGGDPGSGMRILVRGVGTFNYTDPLYIVDGVYVSSISNLAPDDIASISVLKDASAAAIYGSRAANGVVLVTTKSGTSGKTALSFNAYVGVQQVVKKLSVLNAEQWANVSNAAHDNAGLPRLAIADNPDSLGAGTDWQGAIYHTAPIQNYELNISGGAKGSVYSVSGGYINQQGIVDQTGYYRYNFRAKSETTKGRFKIGETLIFSQENWNQLPGSWGGQGGNPVGSAPKSIPVFKIYDTADVGGYGGPYGPVVNVENPVAQLHLEHVTQDASDVLVNTYAQVDIIKGLYYKVNLGYTSNDVHNTNYTQRYQVGTLFSNPTNNITDSRSTDKLLLLEHTLNFNREFGKHNIQALAGYSYQDEKYQTLSASANGLPDGVEQIDAAAGARSNGGNANENTLLSWLGRVIYTYDQRYLLTASFRRDGSSRFSPSNRYGNFPSLAVGWNISNESFFSSLRSMITSWKVRGSYGVLGNQEVGNYQYLAAIASNVDYVSGSTPTRWTGAIQQAFADPNIKWETSKTSDVGTDMTFLNNRLSLTADYYYKKTSDLLLQVPIPGSAGSTSNPYVNAGSIMNKGIELALSYNGNVGAFKYNVYGTFATNKNKVLALGTGTQQIIGGQPTLHGEGTTTTQVGGEVGAFYLIKTAGIFNSQAEINAYTDKAGNLIQPNAQPGDIKFVDANGDGVISDGDKVYAGSPNPKFAYGLGANLAWKGFDFAVYFQGTYGNKIYNGFRMDLDGMNLEMNYSKATLNAWTPTHHTDFPRAVIDDPNYNGRVSDRFLENGSYLRCKTLQVGYNISPGFLQRASINTFRVYAGADNLFTVTKYSGFNPDLGRSGNIINNTGSILDRGVDFSFANYPLARTLTLGIQLSF is encoded by the coding sequence ATGCAATCGTTTGCGAACAAGGGGCTGTCACAGGAGAACATCACGCTCAGGTTAAAAAACAATTCCTATAGGGCCGCTTTTAAGCAGATCGAGCAGCAGACGTCGGTTCATTTCCTGTACAATGACGATATCCTTCCGGACAAAAAGCTCAACATCGATATCCGGCAGCAGGACCTGGCGACGGTCATGGACGAGTTGTTGATCAATACCTCTCTTGGATACAAGCGGCAGGATAAAAACCTGGTCATTATTTACCAAAAAGAAGCACCGGGAAATTCGGTCGTGGTAAAGGGAAAGGTCGTCAACGACCGGAAGGAACCCCTGGGCAACGTGACGGTGCAGGAAAAAGGCAAAAAGAACGGAACCCTTACCGCAGAGGACGGGAGCTTTTCGCTAACCGTGACGGATCCGGACGCCGTGCTCGTTTTCTCCTATGTGGGTTATGCCCAGCAGGAGGTCCCGGCAGGGGAGGGCGGATTCCTGAACGTCACTTTACACGACGACAGCAAAACCGCGCTGAACGACATCGTCGTCATCGGGTATGGCACGGTCAACAAGGGGGACCTGACGGGGGCTGTGGCGTCGGTAAAGGCGGGCGACCTGAAAACCGCGGGGGTCACCTCCGTGGACAAGGCGCTCCAGGGCAAGATGGCCGGTGTGGAAGTCGAATCGGCCGGGGGCGACCCCGGTTCGGGCATGCGGATCCTTGTCCGGGGGGTCGGCACCTTTAACTATACCGATCCGTTGTATATCGTGGACGGGGTCTACGTATCGAGCATCAGCAACCTGGCCCCGGACGATATTGCCAGCATCTCCGTGTTGAAGGACGCGTCCGCCGCGGCGATCTATGGGTCGAGGGCGGCGAACGGGGTGGTGCTGGTGACGACCAAGAGCGGGACTTCCGGGAAAACGGCGCTTTCGTTCAATGCGTATGTCGGGGTGCAGCAGGTGGTCAAAAAGCTGAGCGTGCTCAACGCCGAACAGTGGGCAAACGTGAGCAACGCCGCCCACGACAATGCAGGTTTGCCAAGGCTGGCGATTGCAGACAATCCCGATTCGCTGGGTGCGGGGACCGACTGGCAGGGCGCGATCTACCATACGGCGCCCATCCAGAACTACGAGCTGAACATCAGCGGCGGCGCCAAGGGGAGCGTGTACAGCGTTTCCGGGGGCTATATCAACCAACAGGGGATCGTGGACCAAACGGGTTATTACCGGTATAATTTCCGTGCCAAATCGGAAACGACCAAGGGACGCTTCAAGATCGGCGAAACGCTGATCTTTTCACAGGAGAACTGGAACCAGTTGCCCGGCAGCTGGGGTGGCCAGGGGGGGAATCCCGTGGGCTCGGCGCCGAAGTCCATCCCGGTCTTTAAGATCTATGATACGGCGGACGTGGGCGGCTATGGTGGCCCTTATGGCCCGGTCGTGAATGTCGAAAACCCCGTGGCCCAGTTGCACCTGGAACACGTGACCCAGGACGCCAGCGACGTCCTGGTGAACACTTACGCCCAGGTCGATATCATCAAAGGCCTTTATTACAAGGTCAACCTCGGGTATACCAGCAACGACGTCCACAACACCAACTATACACAGCGCTACCAGGTCGGCACTTTGTTTAGCAACCCGACGAATAACATCACCGATTCCAGGAGCACGGACAAGCTGTTGCTCCTGGAACATACGCTGAACTTTAACCGGGAGTTCGGCAAACACAATATTCAGGCCCTTGCCGGCTACAGCTACCAGGACGAGAAATACCAGACGCTTTCCGCTTCCGCCAACGGGTTACCCGACGGGGTCGAACAGATCGACGCCGCGGCGGGCGCCCGGAGCAACGGGGGCAATGCCAACGAAAACACGCTCCTCTCCTGGCTCGGACGGGTCATATATACATACGACCAGCGCTACTTATTGACCGCCAGCTTCAGGAGGGATGGTTCCTCCCGGTTCAGCCCGTCGAACCGGTATGGTAACTTTCCTTCCCTGGCCGTCGGTTGGAACATTTCCAACGAGTCGTTTTTTAGCAGCCTCCGTTCGATGATCACGTCCTGGAAGGTCCGGGGCAGCTATGGGGTGTTGGGCAACCAGGAAGTGGGGAACTACCAGTACTTAGCCGCCATCGCTTCCAACGTGGACTACGTCAGCGGTTCGACACCCACCCGCTGGACCGGCGCCATCCAGCAGGCGTTCGCGGATCCCAACATTAAATGGGAGACCTCCAAGACGTCGGACGTGGGGACGGACATGACCTTCCTGAACAACCGCCTCAGCCTGACCGCCGACTATTACTATAAAAAAACGTCCGACCTGTTGTTACAGGTACCCATCCCGGGTTCAGCCGGGTCGACGTCGAATCCTTATGTCAACGCCGGGTCCATCATGAATAAGGGGATCGAGCTGGCGCTGTCCTACAACGGCAACGTGGGGGCTTTCAAGTACAACGTCTACGGTACTTTTGCCACGAACAAAAACAAAGTCCTCGCCTTAGGCACGGGAACCCAGCAAATCATCGGCGGGCAGCCCACCCTGCACGGGGAAGGTACCACGACCACCCAAGTTGGGGGAGAGGTCGGCGCCTTTTACCTGATCAAGACCGCGGGGATCTTTAATTCACAGGCGGAGATCAATGCCTATACGGACAAGGCAGGCAACCTCATCCAGCCGAATGCCCAGCCCGGTGACATCAAATTCGTAGACGCCAACGGGGACGGCGTGATTTCCGACGGTGACAAGGTGTACGCCGGCAGCCCCAACCCGAAATTCGCCTATGGCCTGGGGGCCAACCTGGCCTGGAAAGGTTTTGATTTTGCGGTGTATTTCCAGGGCACTTATGGCAACAAGATCTACAACGGCTTCCGGATGGACCTGGATGGGATGAACCTGGAAATGAACTATTCCAAGGCCACGCTCAATGCCTGGACACCGACGCACCATACCGATTTCCCCAGGGCGGTGATCGACGACCCCAACTATAACGGACGGGTATCCGACCGCTTCCTGGAAAACGGGTCTTACCTCCGGTGCAAGACCCTCCAGGTCGGCTACAACATCAGCCCGGGCTTTTTGCAACGCGCCTCCATCAACACCTTCCGGGTGTATGCGGGCGCCGACAACCTGTTCACCGTGACGAAGTATTCCGGTTTCAACCCCGACCTGGGCCGTTCCGGGAACATCATCAACAATACAGGATCCATCCTTGACCGGGGTGTTGACTTCAGCTTTGCCAACTACCCGCTCGCGCGGACTTTGACGCTGGGAATTCAATTGTCATTCTAA
- a CDS encoding RagB/SusD family nutrient uptake outer membrane protein has translation MQKIFLAAAVVLLAGSCSKSTLNLQNPNQITTGTFWKTENDVLSAMAATYNSLRSTNNSGIWSVRGTELTNGRGDDFFIRNDVADLYKLSTFTNAPDNGVVDALWNCCYQGIFSANQIIAYTPGISSIDPTTQGQLIGEARFLRGVFYFFLASNFGDVPLHLTVPVTQSDYYVAKSPQADVWKQIDSDFIAAAAVLPTSYPSQWVGRATQGAAIAYLGKSYIYQNDWADAEATLTKIMSGQYSLMPVFADNFDVAHGNNAESVFEIQVADVGGTNPWTSGANESLGLTTAQEFAPAQVSGWFELYPTDKLYNEFQKEKTTAGNFDPRMVETLVWQSESATGGGVTQFYQLPISTFFPTEFGFSSRIKKYQNYGQSNEVTGSNGGNYTSSIDERAYRYADVLLFHAEAVTMQGRPQNAYTDLNAIRERASLADLPAGYTQAQMMAEIQHQRMIEFAREGYRFYDLRRWGLLQTAMANTDKPGAQFYVPGKFDYFPIPQAELDANPKMVQNPAWQ, from the coding sequence ATGCAAAAAATATTTCTTGCCGCAGCCGTCGTGTTACTGGCGGGCAGTTGCTCCAAATCGACACTGAACCTTCAAAACCCCAACCAGATCACCACCGGCACGTTCTGGAAGACCGAGAACGACGTTCTGAGTGCCATGGCCGCGACCTACAATTCCCTAAGGAGCACCAACAACAGCGGGATCTGGTCCGTGCGGGGCACCGAGCTGACCAACGGCCGCGGGGACGACTTCTTTATCCGTAACGACGTGGCCGACTTGTACAAGCTGTCGACCTTTACCAATGCCCCCGACAACGGGGTCGTCGACGCCCTTTGGAATTGTTGTTACCAGGGGATCTTTAGCGCCAACCAGATCATCGCGTATACCCCCGGCATCAGCAGCATCGACCCCACCACCCAGGGGCAACTGATCGGAGAGGCACGGTTCCTTCGCGGGGTGTTTTACTTTTTCCTTGCATCAAACTTTGGTGATGTCCCTCTGCACCTGACCGTGCCCGTGACCCAGTCCGATTATTATGTGGCCAAGTCGCCCCAGGCGGACGTCTGGAAACAAATCGACAGTGACTTCATCGCGGCCGCCGCGGTCCTGCCCACCTCCTATCCGTCTCAGTGGGTGGGACGTGCCACCCAGGGCGCCGCCATCGCCTATTTGGGGAAGTCTTATATCTACCAGAACGACTGGGCCGACGCCGAAGCCACGCTGACAAAGATCATGAGCGGACAGTACAGCCTCATGCCCGTTTTTGCAGACAACTTCGACGTCGCCCATGGGAACAACGCCGAGTCGGTTTTTGAAATCCAGGTGGCCGACGTCGGGGGCACCAACCCCTGGACCTCCGGCGCCAACGAGTCCCTGGGGCTGACGACGGCGCAGGAATTCGCCCCGGCCCAGGTGTCCGGCTGGTTCGAGCTGTACCCCACCGACAAACTGTACAACGAATTCCAAAAAGAGAAAACGACCGCGGGGAACTTTGACCCCCGGATGGTGGAAACCCTGGTGTGGCAAAGTGAATCGGCCACGGGGGGCGGTGTGACGCAGTTTTATCAATTGCCGATTTCCACTTTTTTCCCCACCGAATTCGGATTTTCTTCCCGGATCAAAAAATACCAGAATTACGGCCAGTCCAACGAGGTCACCGGCTCTAACGGAGGCAATTATACGTCCAGCATCGACGAACGCGCTTACCGGTATGCCGATGTATTGTTGTTCCACGCCGAGGCCGTCACGATGCAGGGCCGGCCGCAGAATGCGTATACGGACCTCAACGCGATCCGCGAACGCGCCTCTTTAGCCGACCTTCCCGCCGGGTATACCCAGGCCCAGATGATGGCGGAGATCCAGCACCAGCGGATGATCGAATTTGCCCGGGAAGGCTACCGCTTTTATGACCTCCGGCGTTGGGGTCTGTTGCAAACGGCCATGGCCAACACCGACAAGCCAGGGGCGCAGTTCTATGTGCCCGGGAAGTTCGATTACTTTCCCATACCCCAGGCGGAGCTTGATGCCAATCCAAAGATGGTGCAGAACCCTGCGTGGCAATAA
- a CDS encoding efflux RND transporter periplasmic adaptor subunit: protein MNKLYFLASLLLLYACGGAPAAPAITAPDTVAVHVIPIQKGQLTTTMTLPGQLLPYQSVDLYAKVNSFVKAVFVDVGSKVHQGQLLATLEAPELEAATDESAALLHTQEALYRASKATYERLYATSKIPGTISPNELDVAKAKMGSDSANLAAARSRYQGSADLQQYLSVRAPFDGVISALGMYPGAYAGPAGKGSTLPLMTLQEQARLRLVIAVPEAATVYFHENDTVHFTVQTLPGRSFAATVARMAGSLDPQLRTEQLQMDVSGNDKTLLPGMFAQVTIDMTNGHPRFIVPTSAVTGNSEGTFVIRVSDGLASWVDVQKGREASGRIEIYGDLREGDRIVAGATDELKNGTPVRVQP, encoded by the coding sequence ATGAACAAGCTGTATTTTCTTGCATCCCTGCTCCTTCTTTACGCTTGCGGGGGAGCCCCTGCCGCCCCGGCCATCACCGCACCGGATACGGTCGCGGTCCACGTCATCCCCATACAAAAGGGCCAACTCACCACCACCATGACCTTGCCCGGTCAGTTGCTCCCCTACCAGTCCGTGGACCTGTATGCCAAGGTCAACAGTTTTGTAAAGGCGGTATTCGTCGACGTGGGGAGCAAGGTCCATCAGGGCCAGTTGCTGGCGACGCTGGAGGCGCCGGAGCTGGAGGCAGCCACCGACGAGTCCGCGGCCCTTTTGCACACACAGGAGGCCCTTTACCGCGCCAGCAAGGCAACGTATGAGCGGTTATACGCCACCAGCAAGATCCCCGGCACCATTTCTCCCAATGAACTGGATGTCGCCAAAGCAAAAATGGGGTCCGACAGCGCCAACCTCGCCGCCGCCAGGTCCCGCTACCAGGGATCGGCCGATCTTCAGCAATACCTTTCCGTAAGGGCTCCTTTCGATGGCGTTATCAGCGCACTCGGCATGTACCCCGGCGCGTACGCGGGGCCCGCGGGAAAGGGTTCCACCCTTCCGCTGATGACCCTCCAGGAACAGGCCCGGCTGCGCCTGGTCATTGCGGTTCCGGAGGCGGCCACCGTATATTTTCACGAAAACGATACCGTTCATTTTACGGTGCAGACATTGCCGGGGCGTTCTTTTGCGGCCACTGTCGCGCGCATGGCCGGCAGTCTGGACCCCCAGCTGCGGACCGAACAATTACAGATGGACGTGTCCGGCAACGACAAAACCCTGTTGCCCGGGATGTTTGCCCAGGTGACCATCGACATGACCAACGGGCATCCCCGGTTCATCGTGCCCACTTCGGCCGTGACGGGGAATTCTGAAGGGACTTTCGTGATCCGGGTTTCGGATGGTTTGGCTTCCTGGGTTGACGTACAAAAAGGAAGGGAGGCTTCCGGGCGCATAGAAATCTATGGCGATCTGAGGGAAGGGGACCGGATTGTCGCGGGGGCGACGGATGAATTGAAAAATGGCACACCAGTGCGGGTACAACCATAG